A single region of the Rhipicephalus microplus isolate Deutch F79 chromosome 10, USDA_Rmic, whole genome shotgun sequence genome encodes:
- the LOC142774732 gene encoding multidrug resistance-associated protein 1-like isoform X1: protein MLNRFSKDLDQADIQIGIVLDSVLEQLSDVLGILLLITLYIPTFLPAVAPCAVIYFIVQKLFVRTFRQLQRLESVSRSPVFNCIAETVPGVQTIRAYAVQRGFVALSDSLLERWISCAFYLMGAERWLTVRLNFLGTAVSLVTACLLVHGRDTLGPATIGLTLLYALKVTDALNYLVRSTADLENSLIAVERLHEYTRTPTEAPWRVSPPPSPDWPQQGAVQFVDFSTRYRPDLDLVLRKINLEMRPSEKVGIVGRTGSGKSSLTLSMFRILEPAEGDIIIDGVAISRIGLHDLRSKITIIPQEPVLFCGSLRLNLDPKGERTDEQVWAALDKAHLKDFFKKKAEKLDFLVEEEGKNLSIGQHQLICLARALLRNTKLLVLDEATASVDPDTDVLIQQTIRRDFANCTVLTVAHRLQTILDADRIVVMGSGEIKEVGAPGDLMRNRKSAFFALTREAGLGSEERSSGFEHKTSKHSLTGH from the exons ATGCTGAATAG GTTCAGCAAGGATTTGGACCAGGCCGATATACAGATAGGCATCGTCCTGGACTCTGTCTTAGAACAACTGAGTGACGTTCTGGGCATCCTCCTGCTCATCACGCTGTACATCCCGACCTTCCTGCCAGCCGTCGCACCGTGTGCAGTTATTTACTTCATTGTGCAG AAGCTCTTCGTACGCACCTTCCGGCAACTACAGAGGCTCGAGTCCGTCTCTCGGTCGCCAGTGTTCAACTGCATCGCCGAGACGGTGCCCGGTGTGCAGACTATTCGGGCTTACGCCGTGCAGCGCGGTTTCGTGGCCCTCTCGGACTCCCTGCTCGAGCGCTGGATCTCGTGCGCCTTCTACCTGATGGGCGCCGAGAGGTGGCTTACGGTGCGCCTCAACTTTCTCGGCACCGCCGTGTCGCTCGTGACGGCCTGCTTGTTGGTTCACGGACGGGACACGCTCGGACCGGCGACCATCGGCCTAACACTTCTATATGCCCTCAAG GTGACCGACGCGCTGAACTACCTCGTACGCTCCACGGCTGACCTGGAGAATTCGCTGATCGCCGTGGAGCGTCTCCACGAGTACACCAGGACACCGACCGAG gcgccatggcgcGTGAGCCCACCGCCGAGTCCCGACTGGCCGCAGCAGGGTGCCGTCCAGTTCGTGGACTTTAGCACTCGCTACCGGCCAGACCTGGATCTTGTCCTGCGCAAAATCAATCTCGAAATGCGGCCTTCGGAAAAG GTTGGTATAGTGGGCCGCACAGGTTCGGGCAAGTCATCCCTGACGCTGTCCATGTTCCGCATCCTGGAACCAGCCGAGGGGGACATCATTATTGACGGCGTGGCCATATCGCGCATCGGGTTACATGACCTGCGATCCAAGATAACGATCATCCCGCAG GAGCCGGTCTTGTTCTGCGGGTCACTACGCCTTAACCTGGACCCCAAGGGCGAGCGCACGGACGAACAAGTGTGGGCAGCTCTGGACAAGGCTCACCTCAAGGACTTCTTCAAGAAGAAGGCTGAGAAGCTAGACTTCTTGGTCGAGGAAGAAGGGAAAAACCTGAG CATTGGTCAGCACCAGCTTATCTGCTTGGCTCGTGCCCTGCTGCGTAACACCAAGCTGCTGGTGCTAGACGAGGCCACGGCTTCGGTGGACCCGGATACGGATGTCCTCATCCAACAGACCATCCGCCGTGACTTTGCGAACTGCACCGTTCTCACCGTGGCCCATCGGCTGCAGACGATCCTGGACGCCGACAG GATTGTCGTCATGGGCTCTGGCGAGATAAAAGAGGTGGGCGCACCCGGTGACCTCATGAGGAATCGCAAGTCTGCATTCTTCGCCTTGACTCGTGAAGCCGGCCTGGGAAGTGAAGAGCGAAGCTCTGGCTTCGAACACAAAACATCCAAGCACTCTCTGACCGGACATTAA
- the LOC142774732 gene encoding multidrug resistance-associated protein 1-like isoform X2, which produces MFMMKLFVRTFRQLQRLESVSRSPVFNCIAETVPGVQTIRAYAVQRGFVALSDSLLERWISCAFYLMGAERWLTVRLNFLGTAVSLVTACLLVHGRDTLGPATIGLTLLYALKVTDALNYLVRSTADLENSLIAVERLHEYTRTPTEAPWRVSPPPSPDWPQQGAVQFVDFSTRYRPDLDLVLRKINLEMRPSEKVGIVGRTGSGKSSLTLSMFRILEPAEGDIIIDGVAISRIGLHDLRSKITIIPQEPVLFCGSLRLNLDPKGERTDEQVWAALDKAHLKDFFKKKAEKLDFLVEEEGKNLSIGQHQLICLARALLRNTKLLVLDEATASVDPDTDVLIQQTIRRDFANCTVLTVAHRLQTILDADRIVVMGSGEIKEVGAPGDLMRNRKSAFFALTREAGLGSEERSSGFEHKTSKHSLTGH; this is translated from the exons atgttCATGATG AAGCTCTTCGTACGCACCTTCCGGCAACTACAGAGGCTCGAGTCCGTCTCTCGGTCGCCAGTGTTCAACTGCATCGCCGAGACGGTGCCCGGTGTGCAGACTATTCGGGCTTACGCCGTGCAGCGCGGTTTCGTGGCCCTCTCGGACTCCCTGCTCGAGCGCTGGATCTCGTGCGCCTTCTACCTGATGGGCGCCGAGAGGTGGCTTACGGTGCGCCTCAACTTTCTCGGCACCGCCGTGTCGCTCGTGACGGCCTGCTTGTTGGTTCACGGACGGGACACGCTCGGACCGGCGACCATCGGCCTAACACTTCTATATGCCCTCAAG GTGACCGACGCGCTGAACTACCTCGTACGCTCCACGGCTGACCTGGAGAATTCGCTGATCGCCGTGGAGCGTCTCCACGAGTACACCAGGACACCGACCGAG gcgccatggcgcGTGAGCCCACCGCCGAGTCCCGACTGGCCGCAGCAGGGTGCCGTCCAGTTCGTGGACTTTAGCACTCGCTACCGGCCAGACCTGGATCTTGTCCTGCGCAAAATCAATCTCGAAATGCGGCCTTCGGAAAAG GTTGGTATAGTGGGCCGCACAGGTTCGGGCAAGTCATCCCTGACGCTGTCCATGTTCCGCATCCTGGAACCAGCCGAGGGGGACATCATTATTGACGGCGTGGCCATATCGCGCATCGGGTTACATGACCTGCGATCCAAGATAACGATCATCCCGCAG GAGCCGGTCTTGTTCTGCGGGTCACTACGCCTTAACCTGGACCCCAAGGGCGAGCGCACGGACGAACAAGTGTGGGCAGCTCTGGACAAGGCTCACCTCAAGGACTTCTTCAAGAAGAAGGCTGAGAAGCTAGACTTCTTGGTCGAGGAAGAAGGGAAAAACCTGAG CATTGGTCAGCACCAGCTTATCTGCTTGGCTCGTGCCCTGCTGCGTAACACCAAGCTGCTGGTGCTAGACGAGGCCACGGCTTCGGTGGACCCGGATACGGATGTCCTCATCCAACAGACCATCCGCCGTGACTTTGCGAACTGCACCGTTCTCACCGTGGCCCATCGGCTGCAGACGATCCTGGACGCCGACAG GATTGTCGTCATGGGCTCTGGCGAGATAAAAGAGGTGGGCGCACCCGGTGACCTCATGAGGAATCGCAAGTCTGCATTCTTCGCCTTGACTCGTGAAGCCGGCCTGGGAAGTGAAGAGCGAAGCTCTGGCTTCGAACACAAAACATCCAAGCACTCTCTGACCGGACATTAA